A single region of the Brachypodium distachyon strain Bd21 chromosome 3, Brachypodium_distachyon_v3.0, whole genome shotgun sequence genome encodes:
- the LOC112271510 gene encoding protein MEI2-like 7: MAAPTTRKLRADARPYLAPPRPIQLSRLPPPRMAPRARYPAASALPFPVVPATYRYCAPAFRVAASAPRPAAYGFIQPGLLLFKQPANLLALSPPPPLKFSSNNKAVDSSTSTAQASGPNAPSPPVQASNSLPVRPLSPEALPVPDGSSPPHKLISPACAGVEDDAKQLQRQTAAASASAKPPMVRRGRQVVGPGISTLRERSPGPVFTTPARLPVPAPLWRDRHLTTVMIRNIPNKLTPADLILLVDDHCARVNKKNKERGAPLAAYDFLYLRMDFSLKSSNMGYAFVNLTTKEADLGLHRALQGATWKVRASKKVVHICPAHIQGKKALVKHFSRSVFPCLTAEFLPAVFTPPRDGAADTSSSTCYVGYLVGPRPPRTPRPAPPMHVWKLKLAGNSAQEQEAERPAASELQAWPCSQLAVCGSFLGL; the protein is encoded by the exons ATGGctgcgccgacgacgaggaagctCAGGGCCGACGCGCGGCCGTACCTCGCTCCCCCCAGGCCGATCCAGCTCtctcgtctccctcctcctcgcatGGCTCCGCGTGCACGGTACCCCGCCGCCAGCGCGCTGCCTTTCCCCGTCGTCCCCGCGACGTACCGCTACTGCGCCCCGGCGTTCCGAGTCGCCGCTAGCGCTCCCCGGCCCGCCGCCTATGGCTTTATTCAGCCGGGGCTTCTCCTCTTCAAGCAACCTGCGAACCTTCTCGCcctttcgccgccgccgcctttgaAGTTTAGCTCCAACAACAAGGCTGTCGATTCGTCTACATCAACGGCCCAGGCTTCGGGCCCCAACGCTCCCTCTCCGCCGGTCCAGGCTTCGAATTCACTGCCGGTGCGGCCTCTGAGCCCCGAGGCTCTCCCGGTGCCGGACGGATCTTCCCCTCCGCACAAGCTCATCTCCCCCGcgtgcgccggcgtggaggACGACGCGAAGCAACTGCAGCGGCAGActgcggcggcgtcggcttcCGCGAAGCCGCCCATGGTCCGCAGGGGCAGGCAGGTAGTGGGGCCGGGGATCTCGACGCTGCGGGAGAGGTCCCCGGGGCCGGTGTTCACGACGCCGGCGCGGCTGCCGGTGCCCGCGCCGCTGTGGCGCGACCGCCACCTCACCACCGTCATGATCCGTAACATACCCAACAAGCTCAC CCCGGCCGATCTGATTCTCTTGGTAGACGACCACTGCGCCCGCgtcaacaagaagaacaaggagCGCGGAGCTCCGCTCGCCGCCTACGATTTCCTCTACCTGAGGATGGATTTCAG CCTGAAGAGCAGCAACATGGGGTATGCCTTCGTGAACCTGACGACGAAGGAGGCTGACCTCGGGCTGCACCGCGCCCTGCAGGGCGCGACATGGAAGGTGAGAGCCAGCAAGAAGGTCGTCCACATCTGCCCCGCCCATATCCAG GGAAAGAAGGCGCTGGTGAAGCACTTCAGCCGCTCAGTGTTCCCGTGCCTCACCGCCGAGTTCCTCCCCGCCGTCTTCACGCCGCCgcgcgacggcgccgccgacaCGTCCTCCTCTACCTGTTACGTCGGCTACCTCGTCGGTCCACGTCCTCCTCGTACGCCGCGGCCGGCACCGCCGATGCACGTATGGAAGCTCAAGCTAGCTGGCAACAGCGCCCAGGAGCAGGAGGCCGAGAGGCCAGCAGCAAGCGAGCTTCAAGCATGGCCGTGTAGTCAGCTAGCCGTGTGTGGTAGCT TTCTTGGCCTGTAA